In Pseudoliparis swirei isolate HS2019 ecotype Mariana Trench chromosome 2, NWPU_hadal_v1, whole genome shotgun sequence, the following are encoded in one genomic region:
- the LOC130202628 gene encoding gamma-crystallin M3-like, with protein sequence MTKIQYIVIIVVFFFFQITFYEEKNFQGRSYECMNDCSDMSSYLSRCQSCRVESGCFMVYDRTNYMGNQYYMKRGDYSDYQNWMGMSGIRSCRMIPMHKGQFRMKIYENESFGGQSHEMMDDCDNIMDRYRMNDCQSCNVMDGHWLMYEQPQYRGKMMYMRPGEYRSFRDMGMSGMRFMSMRRINDSCY encoded by the exons ATGACCAAG ATTCAGTACATTGTTATCAttgtggttttcttttttttccagatcACCTTCTACGAGGAGAAGAACTTCCAGGGCCGCTCTTATGAGTGCATGAATGACTGCTCTGACATGTCCTCCTACCTGAGCAGGTgccagtcctgcagggtggagagCGGCTGCTTCATGGTGTACGACCGCACCAACTACATGGGGAACCAGTACTACATGAAGAGGGGCGACTACTCCGACTACCAGAACTGGATGGGCATGAGCGGCATCAGGTCTTGCCGTATGATCCCCATG CACAAAGGACAGTTCAGGATGAAGATCTACGAGAATGAGAGCTTCGGCGGTCAGAGTCACGAGATGATGGACGACTGTGACAACATCATGGACCGTTACCGCATGAACGACTGCCAGTCCTGCAACGTGATGGACGGCCACTGGCTGATGTACGAGCAGCCCCAGTACAGAGGCAAGATGATGTACATGAGGCCCGGAGAGTACAGGAGCTTCAGGGACATGGGCATGAGCGGCATGAGGTTCATGAGCATGAGGCGCATCAATGATTCTTGTTATTAA